From the Chryseobacterium viscerum genome, one window contains:
- a CDS encoding isoprenyl transferase has product MSLIKDKINSENLPKHVAIIMDGNGRWAKSRGEERTFGHKNAINAVRNAINACNEINIPYLTLYTFSSENWSRPTEEVNTLMNLLVETLLLEAEEIFSKGLRMHVIGNLEKLPPLVKEQLERVVELTKENTKGNLVLAISYGSQNEILEAVKNISSDVKEGKVEIENINESLFESYLYTKDFPPVDLLIRTSGEIRISNFLLWQIAYAELQFLNVLWPDFTKDIFFQCIVDYQNKERRYGLTGEQVKGQ; this is encoded by the coding sequence ATGTCGTTGATTAAAGATAAAATAAATTCTGAGAATTTACCAAAACACGTAGCCATCATTATGGATGGTAATGGAAGATGGGCAAAATCTCGTGGCGAGGAAAGAACTTTCGGTCACAAAAATGCCATTAATGCAGTAAGAAATGCCATTAATGCCTGTAATGAGATTAATATCCCTTACCTAACACTTTATACATTCTCTTCAGAAAATTGGAGCCGTCCAACTGAAGAAGTGAATACTCTTATGAACCTGTTGGTAGAGACCTTACTGCTTGAGGCAGAGGAAATCTTCAGCAAAGGATTAAGAATGCATGTGATAGGGAACCTTGAAAAACTGCCTCCTTTAGTAAAAGAGCAGTTAGAACGTGTGGTAGAACTCACAAAAGAAAACACAAAAGGAAACCTTGTATTGGCTATAAGCTATGGCTCACAAAATGAAATACTTGAAGCCGTTAAAAATATAAGTTCTGATGTAAAAGAAGGAAAAGTAGAGATAGAAAATATTAACGAAAGTTTATTTGAAAGCTACCTTTACACAAAAGATTTTCCTCCTGTAGATTTACTGATCAGAACCAGCGGTGAAATAAGAATAAGTAATTTCCTGCTTTGGCAGATCGCTTATGCAGAACTACAGTTTTTAAATGTTCTGTGGCCGGATTTTACCAAAGATATTTTCTTCCAATGTATTGTAGATTATCAAAACAAAGAAAGAAGATACGGTTTAACCGGTGAACAAGTAAAAGGCCAATAA
- a CDS encoding DUF6089 family protein: protein MNKKLLFSFLAFLGVVSVKAQRNELGVRLGMSNLVGDVGRTNYILQKPLDLNRVSDWGIPFYGGLLYRFNFNPHQTVRLDLGYNQIQFSDKAAKEDYRRNRNSYGKNNVYEASLMFEYNFFPVNNEQISMLSPYIFGGVGALMFDAPKANLVNDFRRDADGVAQAPINELDFTTKTEYSLGKKVTMHIPFGVGLKYKFNHSWAIFAEATFRYTLTDQLDHSKILDKDVKTSFNSDILDPATGGSLLQSGNYYAVSKEREAEFIKKRNIGDGRSNDWMNTFSLGLTYSFGRPPCYCE from the coding sequence ATGAATAAAAAATTATTGTTTAGCTTCCTTGCCTTCCTTGGAGTGGTAAGTGTTAAAGCACAAAGAAACGAATTGGGAGTTCGTCTAGGTATGAGTAACCTAGTGGGAGATGTAGGAAGGACAAATTATATTTTACAGAAGCCGTTGGATTTAAACAGAGTGTCAGATTGGGGCATCCCATTTTATGGAGGTTTGTTATATAGATTTAATTTTAACCCGCATCAGACCGTTAGATTGGATTTAGGATACAACCAGATTCAGTTTAGTGATAAAGCTGCGAAAGAAGATTATAGAAGAAATAGAAACTCATACGGAAAAAATAATGTGTATGAGGCGAGTTTAATGTTTGAATATAACTTTTTCCCGGTAAATAATGAGCAGATCAGCATGCTGAGCCCTTATATCTTCGGAGGTGTTGGTGCTTTGATGTTTGATGCTCCTAAAGCAAATCTTGTGAATGATTTCAGAAGAGATGCGGATGGTGTGGCGCAGGCTCCAATCAATGAATTGGATTTCACTACCAAAACAGAGTATTCATTAGGGAAAAAAGTAACGATGCATATTCCTTTTGGGGTGGGCTTGAAGTATAAATTCAACCATTCTTGGGCTATATTTGCAGAAGCTACATTCAGATATACATTGACGGATCAGTTGGATCACAGTAAGATCCTTGACAAAGATGTAAAAACTTCTTTTAATTCAGATATTTTGGACCCAGCAACAGGAGGTTCATTATTGCAGTCAGGAAATTATTATGCAGTTTCTAAGGAAAGAGAAGCAGAGTTTATTAAAAAGAGAAATATTGGAGATGGAAGATCGAACGACTGGATGAATACTTTCAGTTTAGGACTCACGTATTCGTTCGGAAGACCTCCATGTTATTGTGAATAA
- a CDS encoding OmpH family outer membrane protein, which translates to MKKLSVLFAAVMMVVSVGMAKAQKIATLDVMGVLNAMPEKKKADADLKTFLDTKQAEIKKKADAAQTKYQQYQTEAPKKTADENAAREAEMKKLAEEIQQMQDKAQKDLQAKQDLAFGPVEKKLNDAVEKVAKANGYDYIMDANSTAFLYKAGPDATPAVKKELGVQ; encoded by the coding sequence ATGAAAAAATTAAGTGTATTATTTGCAGCAGTAATGATGGTTGTATCTGTAGGTATGGCAAAAGCTCAAAAAATTGCTACTTTAGATGTAATGGGAGTTCTTAACGCTATGCCGGAGAAAAAGAAAGCAGATGCTGATCTTAAAACATTCTTAGATACTAAACAAGCTGAGATTAAGAAAAAAGCTGACGCAGCTCAAACTAAATATCAGCAATATCAAACAGAAGCTCCGAAAAAAACAGCTGACGAAAACGCAGCAAGAGAAGCTGAAATGAAAAAATTAGCTGAAGAAATCCAGCAAATGCAGGACAAAGCTCAAAAAGATCTACAAGCTAAGCAGGATTTGGCTTTCGGACCAGTTGAGAAAAAACTGAACGATGCAGTAGAAAAAGTAGCTAAAGCTAACGGATATGATTATATTATGGATGCTAACTCAACTGCATTCCTTTATAAAGCAGGACCAGATGCTACTCCAGCTGTAAAGAAAGAACTTGGAGTTCAATAA
- the rfbD gene encoding dTDP-4-dehydrorhamnose reductase, whose amino-acid sequence MKKIAVIGSNGQLGNCIRKIAPDFEHQYEFLFTDSSTLDVTNEDQMNNFFYDNKPDYCINASAYTAVDLAETEKEKAFAVNADGVAHLAQACVDYKTTLIHVSTDYVFDGTTNLPYSEDDFTNPIGVYGESKRKGEELALEINPKTIILRTSWLYSEFNKNFVKTMLNLFSQKKELGIVADQFGQPTNANDLAEAIMEIIEAHHKTYGVFHFSNYPETTWFEFAKKIAEFSKSSVKLNPLTTEQYPTPAKRPVRSTMSLDKIEETYKIEPKHWENSLEECVDTLSQQ is encoded by the coding sequence ATGAAAAAAATAGCAGTAATAGGAAGCAACGGACAATTGGGTAACTGCATTAGAAAAATAGCGCCAGATTTTGAACATCAATATGAATTCTTATTTACAGACTCATCCACCCTTGATGTTACTAATGAAGATCAGATGAATAACTTCTTTTATGATAACAAACCTGATTACTGCATTAATGCTTCAGCATACACAGCGGTAGATTTGGCTGAAACCGAAAAAGAAAAAGCTTTTGCAGTAAATGCAGATGGGGTAGCTCATCTTGCCCAGGCGTGTGTAGATTATAAAACTACCCTGATTCATGTTTCTACAGACTATGTTTTTGATGGAACCACAAATCTTCCATACTCTGAAGACGATTTTACAAATCCGATAGGAGTATATGGAGAATCTAAAAGGAAAGGAGAAGAACTTGCACTGGAAATTAATCCTAAAACAATTATACTGAGAACCTCATGGCTGTATTCAGAGTTCAATAAGAACTTTGTGAAAACGATGCTGAACCTTTTCTCTCAGAAAAAAGAATTGGGAATTGTTGCGGATCAGTTTGGGCAGCCAACCAATGCAAATGATCTGGCAGAAGCTATAATGGAGATCATCGAAGCTCACCATAAAACCTATGGAGTCTTCCACTTTTCAAACTACCCGGAGACAACATGGTTTGAATTTGCAAAAAAAATTGCTGAATTTTCAAAATCTTCAGTTAAATTGAATCCATTAACAACTGAACAGTACCCAACGCCTGCCAAAAGACCCGTAAGAAGTACAATGTCTCTGGATAAAATAGAAGAGACTTACAAAATAGAACCCAAACATTGGGAAAATAGTCTTGAAGAATGTGTTGATACACTTTCACAACAATAA
- a CDS encoding outer membrane protein assembly factor has product MKFRLLPIIMFAASAHFYGQVTPQDSTKVNNAVHAENEAGTYTLKDIVVDGVKKYTPAQILRFTGLTKGESVDIPGQKISNAVKKLWDTQSFSEVEVYVQSIEGQTIVLKFHLQDLKELGEVKFAGKGIGKSKSEKLAKDNNLKPGTKITQNLVSSLKTNVPKDYIKKGFADAKISIQDKVNAGDPALVDWTINVEKGKRIKIDHIEFEGNENVTDRKLRNKAFKETKQKRFGIGGILKSSKFIEDKYQEDKQGLISYYNSLGYRDAKIVSDSVWRNKRNNYEINVKLNEGKKYYIGDVTFTGNTVYATEYLQRLLGYKKGDIYDAVGFNKKVGEDGGKEDDSDIKSVYMNNGYLFSNVTPVEKSVSGDAVNLEVRINEGEQATWNKVTWQGNTTTHDHVILRALRTKPGELFKKTEIKRTYFDLAGMSFFDPQQIGQDIQPNQVDNTVDINWKLVEKGSSQVQLQAGYGGNSFIGTLGLTFNNFSLKNFLKFKDFKPVPQGDGQTFSIQVQAGQYFQNYGVSFTEPWLFGTRATALSVSLNNSRVRYTDQYGAAQKLNIFSASAGLNRLLNWPDDYFSLYTGLQFQKYDFNNYPFQFGNTTESYGSANNFSVNLGLSRNSAGIDPIFPTMGSNIELSAKLTPPYSLFKKKDYSTMSAIDKYKWMEFYKIKFKADVYNEIIGKLVLRSSAEMGFMDGYNSKLGAPPFERFYMGGTGLFGGRYDGRELIPLRGYENASTEGGQADDITQTGGGTIYNRFTLELRYPISMSQTAKIYALTFAEGGNVWNSWSSYSPFQLKRSVGIGVRVYMGAFGLIGFDFALGLDKTLSGDKSGWRNHFLMNQTL; this is encoded by the coding sequence ATGAAGTTTAGACTATTACCCATCATTATGTTTGCTGCTTCAGCGCATTTTTATGGACAAGTAACTCCACAAGACAGCACAAAAGTAAATAATGCTGTTCACGCAGAAAATGAGGCAGGCACTTATACACTGAAAGACATCGTTGTAGATGGGGTAAAAAAATATACACCAGCTCAGATCTTAAGATTTACAGGTCTTACTAAAGGAGAAAGCGTAGACATTCCAGGGCAGAAAATCAGCAATGCTGTTAAAAAACTTTGGGATACCCAATCTTTTTCTGAAGTGGAAGTTTATGTTCAAAGCATTGAAGGACAGACAATCGTTCTGAAATTTCACCTGCAGGATCTGAAAGAACTTGGAGAAGTGAAATTCGCAGGAAAGGGAATTGGTAAATCTAAGAGCGAAAAGCTGGCAAAGGATAACAACCTTAAACCAGGAACTAAGATTACCCAAAACTTAGTTTCTAGTCTTAAAACAAATGTTCCTAAAGATTACATTAAAAAAGGTTTTGCAGATGCCAAAATCAGTATTCAGGATAAAGTAAATGCAGGAGACCCTGCTTTAGTAGACTGGACTATTAATGTAGAGAAGGGAAAAAGAATTAAGATTGATCATATTGAATTTGAAGGAAATGAAAATGTAACCGATAGAAAGCTTAGAAACAAAGCTTTCAAAGAAACAAAACAAAAACGTTTCGGTATTGGTGGTATTTTGAAATCCTCAAAATTCATTGAAGATAAATATCAGGAAGATAAGCAAGGTCTTATCAGTTATTATAACTCCCTGGGATATAGAGATGCGAAAATCGTTTCAGATTCAGTTTGGAGAAACAAAAGAAATAACTACGAAATCAATGTAAAACTTAATGAGGGTAAAAAATATTACATCGGGGACGTTACGTTCACGGGGAATACAGTATACGCTACAGAATATTTACAGAGATTATTAGGATATAAAAAAGGAGATATTTACGATGCAGTAGGATTCAACAAAAAAGTTGGAGAAGACGGAGGTAAAGAAGATGATTCAGATATCAAATCTGTTTATATGAACAACGGTTACCTTTTCTCTAATGTTACACCTGTTGAAAAATCAGTATCAGGAGACGCTGTAAACCTTGAAGTTAGAATTAATGAAGGAGAACAGGCTACATGGAATAAAGTGACATGGCAGGGGAACACTACAACCCATGACCACGTTATCCTTAGAGCACTGAGAACAAAACCGGGAGAGCTATTCAAGAAAACGGAAATTAAAAGAACATATTTCGATTTAGCAGGGATGTCATTCTTTGACCCTCAGCAGATCGGTCAGGATATCCAGCCAAATCAGGTAGATAATACCGTTGATATTAACTGGAAGCTTGTAGAAAAAGGATCTTCTCAGGTGCAGCTGCAGGCGGGTTACGGTGGTAACAGCTTCATCGGTACTTTAGGATTAACTTTTAATAACTTCTCATTAAAGAACTTCCTTAAGTTTAAGGACTTCAAACCGGTACCTCAAGGAGACGGACAAACGTTCTCTATTCAGGTGCAGGCAGGACAGTACTTCCAAAACTACGGTGTATCATTTACAGAACCTTGGTTATTTGGTACAAGAGCAACGGCTCTTTCTGTAAGTTTGAACAACTCCAGAGTAAGATATACGGATCAATACGGAGCTGCTCAAAAGCTTAACATTTTCTCCGCTTCAGCTGGTTTAAACAGACTATTAAACTGGCCGGATGATTATTTCTCGCTTTATACAGGATTACAGTTCCAGAAGTATGACTTCAATAACTATCCATTCCAGTTTGGAAATACTACAGAGAGTTATGGTTCTGCTAATAACTTCAGTGTCAACTTAGGTTTGAGCAGAAACTCTGCAGGTATCGATCCAATCTTCCCGACAATGGGATCCAATATTGAGCTTTCAGCAAAACTGACACCTCCATACTCATTGTTTAAAAAGAAAGATTACTCCACAATGTCAGCTATCGACAAATATAAGTGGATGGAATTCTATAAGATTAAATTCAAGGCAGACGTATACAATGAAATCATTGGAAAACTTGTCTTAAGATCTTCAGCAGAAATGGGATTCATGGACGGATATAACAGCAAACTGGGAGCTCCGCCATTTGAAAGATTCTATATGGGAGGTACAGGTCTTTTCGGAGGTAGATATGACGGTAGAGAATTGATTCCTTTGAGAGGGTATGAAAATGCCAGCACAGAAGGAGGTCAGGCAGATGATATTACTCAGACAGGTGGTGGTACAATCTATAACAGATTTACGTTAGAATTAAGATACCCGATCTCAATGAGCCAGACTGCAAAAATCTATGCATTGACATTTGCTGAAGGAGGTAACGTATGGAACTCATGGAGTTCTTACAGCCCATTCCAGTTGAAAAGATCAGTAGGTATAGGAGTAAGAGTTTATATGGGAGCATTTGGATTGATCGGATTTGACTTTGCACTTGGTCTTGATAAGACATTATCAGGTGATAAGTCAGGATGGAGAAACCACTTCTTGATGAACCAAACATTATAA
- a CDS encoding acyl-CoA thioesterase — protein sequence MEKEVSTTVKVRFSDCDPIGHLNNVKYLDYMFNAREDHVETFYGFTYEEYTKKTGCTWIAIQNEIAYLKEVRYNTQVVISSKTIDVQDRTAKVEILMKSLDEKTIHAVLWVTVIYFNVKTRKSEVHPEDVKEIFDKFYVDLIQKDFQSRVKFLRSQNAKNS from the coding sequence ATGGAAAAAGAAGTATCAACTACGGTAAAAGTTAGGTTTAGTGACTGCGATCCGATCGGACATTTGAATAATGTAAAATATCTTGATTATATGTTCAATGCCAGAGAAGATCATGTAGAAACATTTTACGGATTTACCTATGAAGAATATACCAAGAAAACCGGCTGTACCTGGATTGCCATTCAAAATGAAATAGCCTATTTAAAAGAAGTAAGATATAACACTCAGGTTGTAATCAGCAGCAAAACCATCGATGTGCAGGATAGAACTGCAAAAGTAGAAATCCTGATGAAAAGCTTAGATGAAAAGACAATTCATGCTGTACTGTGGGTAACTGTTATTTATTTCAATGTTAAAACAAGAAAATCTGAAGTTCATCCCGAAGACGTCAAAGAAATTTTCGACAAGTTTTATGTAGATTTGATTCAGAAAGACTTCCAGTCCAGAGTGAAGTTTTTAAGAAGCCAAAATGCAAAAAATTCTTAA
- a CDS encoding OmpH family outer membrane protein, with protein sequence MKHFKITFTFALLLLFGFSNAQKIGVVDTNEILNKLPQYKEAEARLNSQIDTWESELQSLQSEYERKKAAFESEKVLLIGDQLKLREKEVVDLDKNIKTTTSLRFGANGEITKLRTNLVLPFQDQIWGAIKTMSEKNGLGIVLDKSNNISVIFLQSKYDYTEKVLSVLLKGTDKKEKTNSKGKK encoded by the coding sequence ATGAAGCACTTTAAAATAACTTTCACGTTCGCATTACTATTGCTTTTTGGATTCAGCAATGCCCAGAAAATAGGAGTAGTGGATACTAATGAAATTTTAAATAAATTACCTCAGTATAAAGAAGCTGAAGCAAGACTGAATTCTCAGATCGATACCTGGGAGTCAGAACTTCAAAGTCTTCAATCTGAATATGAAAGAAAAAAAGCTGCTTTTGAAAGTGAAAAAGTATTATTGATAGGAGATCAGCTTAAATTGAGAGAAAAAGAAGTTGTAGACCTTGATAAAAATATTAAAACTACTACTAGCTTACGTTTTGGAGCTAACGGTGAGATCACAAAACTGAGAACAAACCTTGTTTTGCCTTTTCAGGATCAGATATGGGGAGCCATCAAAACAATGTCCGAAAAAAATGGATTGGGCATAGTTCTTGATAAAAGCAATAACATTAGTGTTATTTTCCTTCAGTCAAAATATGATTACACCGAGAAAGTATTGTCTGTTTTGCTGAAAGGAACAGACAAGAAGGAAAAAACAAATAGCAAAGGCAAAAAATAA